In Streptomyces puniciscabiei, a single genomic region encodes these proteins:
- a CDS encoding cyclophilin-like fold protein translates to MQIRISWPAGNITATLDADSPTAQALAKALPLTSSACTWGEEVYFDTGVSVSCETDARQVVEPGTVAFWTDGDALALPYGPTPISRGEECRLASPCNILGSLDGDARALATVRDGDPVRVELIDE, encoded by the coding sequence ATGCAGATACGTATTTCCTGGCCTGCGGGCAACATCACCGCGACCCTCGACGCAGACAGCCCGACCGCACAGGCTCTCGCCAAGGCACTGCCGCTCACCTCCAGCGCCTGCACATGGGGCGAGGAGGTGTATTTCGACACAGGAGTCTCTGTTTCATGTGAAACGGACGCCCGGCAGGTGGTGGAGCCGGGCACGGTGGCCTTCTGGACGGATGGCGACGCGCTCGCCCTCCCCTATGGCCCGACACCGATCTCGCGAGGCGAGGAGTGCCGCCTCGCGAGTCCGTGCAACATCCTGGGAAGCCTGGACGGGGACGCCCGCGCGCTGGCGACCGTACGAGACGGCGACCCCGTCCGGGTGGAACTGATCGACGAGTAA
- a CDS encoding cytochrome ubiquinol oxidase subunit I — protein sequence MDLALAPETLARWQFGITTVYHFLFVPLTISLAALTAGLQTAWVRTEKEKYLRATKFWGKLFLINIAMGVVTGIVQEFQFGMNWSDYSRFVGDIFGAPLAFEALIAFFFESTFIGLWIFGWDKLPKRIHLACIWMVSIGTILSAYFILAANSWMQHPVGYKIDKAKGRAELTDFWAVLTQNTALSQAFHTLSAAFLTGGAFMVGIAAYHLARKKHIREMKTSLRLGLVTVVIAGLLTAVSGDTLGKVMFKQQPMKMAAAEALWDGQKPAPFSIFAYGDVEKGHNTVAIEVPGLLSFLADDSFTSYVPGINDINKAEQQKFGPGDYRPNIPVAFWGFRWMIGFGMASFAIGLAGLWLTRKKFMLPQHLRVGEDEVPHLVLFKNKALSPKLTPWCWRIATWTLAFPLIANSWGWIFTEMGRQPWVVYGVLQTRHAVSPGVSQAEVLTSMVVFTSLYAILAVVEVKLLAKYVKAGPPELTEADLNPPMKIGGDTRDADKPMAFSY from the coding sequence GTGGACCTGGCTCTGGCGCCGGAGACACTGGCGCGCTGGCAGTTCGGCATCACCACCGTCTACCACTTCCTGTTCGTCCCCCTGACCATCTCCCTGGCCGCTCTCACGGCCGGGCTGCAGACGGCCTGGGTGCGCACGGAGAAGGAGAAGTACCTCAGGGCCACCAAGTTCTGGGGCAAGCTCTTCCTGATCAACATCGCCATGGGCGTGGTCACGGGCATCGTCCAGGAGTTCCAGTTCGGCATGAACTGGTCCGACTACTCGCGCTTCGTCGGTGACATCTTCGGTGCGCCGCTCGCCTTCGAGGCGCTGATCGCGTTCTTCTTCGAGTCCACGTTCATCGGCCTGTGGATCTTCGGCTGGGACAAGCTGCCCAAGAGGATCCACCTGGCCTGCATCTGGATGGTCTCGATCGGCACGATCCTGTCGGCCTACTTCATCCTCGCGGCCAACTCCTGGATGCAGCACCCGGTCGGCTACAAGATCGACAAGGCCAAGGGCCGGGCCGAGCTGACCGACTTCTGGGCCGTGCTGACCCAGAACACCGCCCTCAGCCAGGCCTTCCACACCCTGTCCGCGGCCTTCCTGACCGGCGGCGCCTTCATGGTGGGCATCGCCGCCTACCACCTGGCCCGCAAGAAGCACATACGCGAGATGAAGACCTCGCTGCGGCTCGGCCTGGTTACCGTCGTCATCGCCGGTCTGCTCACCGCGGTCAGCGGCGACACCCTCGGCAAGGTCATGTTCAAGCAGCAGCCGATGAAGATGGCGGCGGCCGAGGCGCTGTGGGACGGCCAGAAGCCGGCACCATTCTCGATCTTCGCCTACGGCGATGTGGAGAAGGGCCACAACACGGTGGCCATCGAGGTCCCCGGGCTGCTGTCCTTCCTCGCCGACGACTCCTTCACCTCGTACGTCCCCGGCATCAACGACATCAACAAGGCCGAGCAGCAGAAGTTCGGCCCGGGCGACTACCGGCCCAACATCCCGGTCGCCTTCTGGGGCTTCCGCTGGATGATCGGCTTCGGCATGGCCTCCTTCGCCATCGGCCTGGCCGGGCTGTGGCTGACCCGCAAGAAGTTCATGCTGCCGCAGCATCTGCGGGTCGGCGAGGACGAGGTGCCGCATCTGGTGCTCTTCAAGAACAAGGCGCTCAGCCCCAAGCTCACGCCCTGGTGCTGGCGCATCGCGACCTGGACCCTGGCCTTCCCGCTGATCGCCAACTCCTGGGGCTGGATCTTCACCGAGATGGGCCGCCAGCCGTGGGTCGTCTACGGCGTCCTGCAGACCCGGCACGCGGTCTCCCCCGGTGTCTCGCAGGCCGAGGTCCTCACCTCGATGGTCGTCTTTACTTCGCTGTACGCGATCCTCGCCGTGGTCGAGGTCAAGCTGCTCGCGAAGTACGTCAAGGCCGGCCCGCCCGAGCTGACCGAGGCCGACCTCAACCCGCCCATGAAGATCGGCGGCGACACCCGTGACGCCGACAAGCCGATGGCCTTCTCGTACTAG
- the cydB gene encoding cytochrome d ubiquinol oxidase subunit II, with the protein MQLHDVWFVLIAVLWTGYFFLEGFDFGVGILTKLLARNRPERRVLINTIGPVWDGNEVWLLTAGGATFAAFPEWYATLFSGFYLPLLVILVCLIVRGVAFEYRAKRTEDNWQRNWETAIFWTSLIPAFLWGVAFGNIVRGVKIDQHFEYVGSVGDLLNPYALLGGLVTLTLFTFHGAVFTALKTVGDIRVRARKLALWVGLGTAVVTLGFLLWTQADSGDGKSLVALVVSVAALVAALVANQFGREGWAFTLSGVTIVAAVAMLFLSLFPDVMPSTLNRDWSLTVTNASSSPYTLKIMTWLAAIATPMVVLYQGWTYWVFRKRIGTQHIAPDAAAGAAH; encoded by the coding sequence ATGCAACTTCACGACGTCTGGTTCGTCCTGATCGCCGTCCTGTGGACCGGCTACTTCTTCCTGGAGGGCTTCGACTTCGGGGTCGGCATCCTCACCAAGCTGCTGGCCCGCAACCGGCCCGAGCGGCGAGTGCTGATCAACACCATCGGGCCCGTCTGGGACGGAAACGAGGTGTGGCTGCTCACGGCCGGCGGCGCGACCTTCGCCGCGTTCCCCGAGTGGTATGCCACCCTCTTCTCCGGCTTCTACCTGCCGCTGCTGGTCATCCTGGTCTGCCTGATCGTCCGGGGTGTCGCCTTCGAGTACCGGGCCAAGCGAACAGAGGACAACTGGCAGCGCAACTGGGAGACGGCCATCTTCTGGACCTCGCTGATCCCGGCGTTCCTGTGGGGCGTGGCCTTCGGGAACATCGTGCGGGGCGTGAAGATCGACCAGCACTTCGAGTACGTCGGCAGTGTCGGGGACCTGCTCAACCCCTACGCCCTGCTCGGCGGCCTGGTCACGCTCACGCTGTTCACCTTCCACGGAGCGGTCTTCACCGCGCTCAAGACCGTGGGGGACATCCGGGTGCGGGCACGGAAGCTGGCTCTGTGGGTCGGCCTCGGCACGGCAGTCGTGACGCTCGGCTTCCTGCTGTGGACGCAGGCCGACAGCGGTGACGGCAAGAGCCTGGTGGCGCTCGTCGTGTCGGTCGCCGCCCTGGTGGCCGCGCTGGTGGCCAACCAGTTCGGACGTGAGGGCTGGGCCTTCACGCTGTCCGGCGTCACCATCGTGGCCGCGGTGGCGATGCTCTTCCTGTCGCTCTTCCCGGACGTGATGCCGTCCACGCTCAACCGGGACTGGAGCCTGACGGTCACCAACGCCTCGTCGAGTCCCTACACCCTGAAGATCATGACCTGGTTGGCGGCCATCGCCACGCCCATGGTGGTGCTCTATCAGGGCTGGACCTACTGGGTCTTCCGCAAGCGGATCGGCACGCAGCACATCGCTCCCGATGCTGCGGCCGGCGCCGCGCACTGA
- the cydD gene encoding thiol reductant ABC exporter subunit CydD — MKPIDPRLLRYARATRFFLVAVVGLGAVGAGLVIAQAMLIAGVVVGAFQHGRSVAELRTPLLLLVAVAGGRSVVAWLTELAAHRASAAVKSELRGRLLDRAVALGPGWLAGQRTGSLVTLATRGVDALDDYFSRYLPQLGLAVVVPVAVLARIVTEDWVSAAIIVGTLPLIPLFMMLIGWATQSRMDRQWRLLSRLSGHFLDVVAGLPTLKVFGRAKAQADSIRRITGEYRQATLRTLRIAFLSSFALELLATLSVALVAVTIGMRLVHGDMDLYIGLVILVLAPEAYLPLRQVGAQYHAAAEGLAAAEEIFSVLQTPVPASGTGEVPSGAVAFEGVTVRYPGRSADAVTEVSFSVEPGETVALVGPSGVGKSTLLNVLLGFVSPSEGRVRVGGADLAELDLEEWRSRIAWVPQRPHLYAGTIAENVRLARPEADDRAVRQALRDAGALEFVDALPDGAETVLGEDGAGLSAGQRQRLALARAFLADRPVLLLDEPTASLDGGTEAEVVAAVRRLAAGRTVLLVVHRPALLGVAGRVVRLESAEASGAGLSGAELLSARSCSRPARGLRPLDPRPRPPATRLGGLEGDPTVSRLGGLEGGPTVSRLGGLEGGPLVSRLGGLGGDPAASGADGVEGRPSVSGLGGLEGGPAASGGGRLEGGSSVSGLGSMESGSSGVGSARGRRVLARVRALAGPRRGRLVWALVLGSLALGSAVGLMATSGWLISRASQQPPVLYLMVAVTATRAFGIGRAVFRYAERLVSHDAVLRMLADTRVAVYRRLERLAPAGLRSARRGDLLTRLVADVDELQDYWLRWLLPASVAVAVSAASVGFTVWLLPEAGAALAGGLVAAGAGVPLVTAAVARRTERRLAPARGALATRVTDLLSGTAELTVAGALPARTDAARRADGALTRIASRAAAVTALGDGLTALISGLTVTAAALFGAQAVAAGRLDGVTMAVVVLTPLAAFEAVQGLPLAVRHRQRVRHSAERVHEVLDAPEPVREPERPRQAPASPFPVVVKGVGARYEGQRRDALADFDLTLEEGRRIAVVGASGAGKTTLAQVLLRFLDPREGSYTLAGVDAYALAGDDVRRLVGLCAQDAHLFDSSVRENLLLARKGATEAELRRVLDRARLLDWVDGLPHGLDTLVGEHGARLSGGQRQRLALARALLADFPVLVLDEPAEHLDLPTADALTADLLAATQGRTTLLITHRLAGLEAVDEVIVLDAGRVVQRGSHAELLAVDGPLRALARREAEVDSPAGAR, encoded by the coding sequence GTGAAACCAATCGATCCACGTCTGCTGCGGTACGCCCGCGCCACGCGCTTCTTCCTCGTGGCGGTCGTCGGGCTGGGAGCCGTCGGTGCGGGGCTGGTCATCGCTCAGGCGATGCTCATCGCCGGGGTCGTCGTCGGTGCGTTCCAGCACGGGCGGTCCGTCGCTGAGCTGCGCACTCCCCTGCTGCTCTTGGTCGCCGTAGCCGGGGGCCGGTCGGTTGTCGCGTGGCTCACCGAACTCGCCGCCCATCGGGCGAGTGCGGCGGTGAAGTCCGAATTGCGGGGGCGTCTTCTCGACCGGGCGGTGGCGCTCGGTCCCGGGTGGCTGGCGGGGCAGCGCACCGGTTCACTGGTCACGCTGGCCACGCGCGGGGTCGACGCCCTGGACGACTATTTCTCGCGCTATCTGCCGCAGCTGGGGCTCGCCGTGGTGGTTCCGGTGGCGGTGCTGGCGCGGATCGTCACCGAGGACTGGGTTTCGGCGGCGATCATCGTCGGCACCCTGCCTCTCATTCCGCTGTTCATGATGTTGATCGGCTGGGCCACCCAGTCCCGGATGGACCGTCAGTGGCGGCTCCTGTCCCGGTTGTCGGGGCACTTCCTGGACGTGGTCGCCGGACTGCCCACGCTGAAGGTGTTCGGCCGGGCCAAGGCACAGGCGGATTCCATCCGGCGGATCACCGGCGAGTACCGGCAGGCCACCCTGCGGACCCTGCGGATCGCCTTCCTCTCCTCCTTCGCGCTGGAGTTGCTCGCCACGCTGTCGGTCGCCCTGGTCGCGGTGACGATCGGCATGCGGCTGGTGCACGGGGACATGGATCTGTACATCGGCCTGGTGATCCTTGTGCTGGCGCCCGAGGCGTACCTTCCGTTGCGGCAGGTCGGTGCGCAGTACCACGCGGCGGCGGAGGGGCTGGCCGCGGCGGAGGAGATTTTCAGCGTGCTGCAGACGCCGGTTCCGGCGTCCGGTACCGGTGAAGTGCCTTCCGGTGCGGTGGCGTTCGAGGGGGTCACCGTTCGCTACCCCGGTCGTTCGGCGGACGCCGTGACGGAGGTGTCGTTCAGCGTCGAGCCCGGTGAGACGGTCGCGCTGGTGGGGCCCAGCGGGGTGGGCAAGTCGACGTTGCTCAATGTGCTGCTCGGGTTCGTCTCGCCCAGCGAGGGGCGGGTCCGGGTCGGGGGAGCGGATCTCGCGGAACTCGATCTGGAGGAGTGGCGGTCGCGGATCGCGTGGGTGCCGCAGCGGCCGCATCTGTATGCCGGGACCATCGCGGAGAACGTACGGCTGGCGCGGCCCGAGGCGGACGACCGTGCCGTACGGCAGGCGCTGCGGGATGCCGGTGCGCTGGAGTTCGTGGATGCGTTGCCCGACGGGGCGGAGACCGTGCTCGGGGAGGACGGGGCCGGGCTGTCGGCGGGGCAGCGGCAGCGGCTGGCCCTTGCTCGCGCGTTTCTCGCCGACCGGCCCGTGCTGTTGTTGGACGAGCCGACGGCCTCGCTGGACGGGGGGACGGAGGCGGAGGTCGTGGCGGCGGTGCGGAGGTTGGCTGCCGGGCGGACGGTGCTGCTCGTGGTGCATCGGCCGGCGTTGCTGGGGGTTGCCGGTCGGGTCGTGCGGCTGGAGAGCGCGGAGGCGTCCGGCGCGGGGTTGTCCGGCGCCGAGTTGCTGAGTGCCCGGAGTTGCAGCCGGCCTGCCAGGGGGCTCCGCCCCCTGGACCCCCGTCCTCGCCCACCCGCCACCCGACTCGGTGGGCTGGAAGGTGACCCGACGGTGTCACGGCTCGGTGGGCTGGAGGGTGGCCCGACGGTGTCACGGCTCGGTGGGCTGGAGGGTGGCCCGTTGGTGTCACGGCTCGGTGGGCTGGGGGGTGACCCGGCCGCGTCCGGGGCCGACGGGGTGGAGGGTCGTCCGTCGGTGTCCGGGCTCGGTGGGCTGGAGGGTGGCCCGGCCGCGTCCGGGGGCGGTCGGTTGGAAGGGGGCTCGTCGGTGTCTGGGCTCGGGTCGATGGAAAGCGGCTCGAGTGGGGTGGGCTCGGCGCGGGGGCGGCGGGTGCTTGCACGGGTGCGGGCGCTTGCCGGGCCGCGGCGCGGGCGGCTTGTGTGGGCGTTGGTGCTGGGCAGCCTCGCGCTCGGGAGTGCCGTCGGGCTGATGGCGACCTCGGGATGGCTCATCTCGCGGGCATCGCAGCAGCCTCCGGTGCTGTATCTGATGGTGGCCGTGACGGCCACGCGGGCCTTCGGGATCGGGCGGGCGGTGTTCCGGTACGCCGAGCGGTTGGTGTCGCACGACGCCGTGCTGCGGATGCTGGCCGACACCCGGGTCGCCGTGTACCGGCGGCTGGAGCGGCTGGCGCCGGCGGGACTGCGGAGCGCCCGGCGCGGCGATCTGCTGACCCGGCTGGTCGCGGACGTGGACGAGCTCCAGGACTACTGGCTGCGCTGGCTGTTGCCCGCGTCGGTCGCCGTCGCCGTCTCCGCCGCCTCCGTCGGCTTCACGGTCTGGCTGCTCCCCGAGGCCGGCGCCGCCCTGGCGGGGGGTCTCGTGGCGGCCGGCGCCGGCGTCCCCCTCGTCACCGCGGCCGTGGCCCGGCGGACCGAGCGGCGGCTGGCCCCGGCCCGGGGTGCCCTCGCCACCCGCGTCACCGACCTGCTCTCCGGCACCGCCGAGCTGACCGTCGCCGGTGCGCTCCCCGCCCGTACGGACGCTGCCCGGCGAGCTGACGGCGCCCTGACCCGGATCGCCTCGCGTGCCGCCGCCGTGACCGCGCTCGGTGACGGGCTCACCGCGCTGATCTCCGGCCTGACGGTCACGGCGGCCGCGCTGTTCGGCGCCCAGGCGGTGGCCGCGGGCCGGCTCGACGGCGTGACGATGGCCGTGGTCGTCCTCACTCCCCTGGCCGCCTTCGAGGCCGTACAGGGGCTGCCGCTCGCCGTACGCCACCGGCAGCGGGTGCGGCACAGCGCGGAGCGCGTCCACGAGGTGCTGGACGCTCCGGAGCCCGTCCGGGAGCCCGAGCGGCCCCGGCAGGCGCCCGCCTCGCCGTTCCCGGTGGTGGTCAAGGGGGTGGGCGCGCGGTACGAAGGGCAGCGGCGGGACGCGCTGGCGGACTTCGATCTCACCCTGGAAGAGGGGCGGCGGATCGCGGTGGTCGGGGCATCCGGTGCCGGTAAGACGACCCTCGCCCAGGTGCTGCTGCGCTTCCTCGACCCGCGGGAGGGCTCGTACACGCTCGCCGGTGTGGACGCGTACGCGCTGGCCGGTGACGACGTACGGCGGCTCGTCGGGTTGTGTGCGCAGGACGCGCATCTCTTCGACAGCTCGGTGCGCGAGAACCTCCTGCTGGCCAGGAAGGGCGCCACCGAGGCCGAGCTGCGCCGGGTGCTGGACCGGGCCCGGCTGCTGGACTGGGTGGACGGGCTGCCCCACGGTCTGGACACGCTGGTCGGCGAGCACGGGGCCCGGCTGTCCGGCGGTCAGCGGCAGCGCCTGGCGCTGGCCCGCGCCCTGCTGGCCGACTTCCCCGTCCTGGTCCTCGACGAGCCCGCCGAACATCTGGACCTGCCGACGGCCGACGCGCTGACCGCCGATCTGCTGGCGGCCACTCAGGGCCGTACGACGCTGCTGATCACGCACCGGCTGGCGGGGCTGGAGGCGGTGGACGAGGTGATCGTGCTCGACGCCGGCCGGGTGGTGCAGCGGGGAAGCCACGCGGAGCTTCTCGCGGTGGACGGGCCGCTGCGGGCGCTCGCACGGCGGGAGGCCGAGGTGGATTCGCCGGCCGGAGCGCGGTGA